Proteins found in one Streptomyces sp. CB09001 genomic segment:
- the pheA gene encoding prephenate dehydratase — protein MPASYAYLGPEGTFTEVALRTLPETATRELVPYVSVQSALDAVRTGEAEAAFVPIENSVEGGITTTLDELVAGQPLMIYREVLLSITFALLARPGTKLSDIKTVTAHPAAQPQVRNWIKAHLPDVAWESAASNADGARLVQEGRYDAAFAGEFAAERYGLEVLEADIHDAENAQTRFVLVGRPARPAAPTGADKTSVVLWQRDDHPGGLRDLLGEFATRGINLMLLQSRPTGAGIGNYCFCIDAEGHISDRRVADALMGLKRTCLQVRYLGSYPRAEVTPADVDALRPGTSDEAFVAAADWVARCQDGRF, from the coding sequence ATGCCAGCCAGTTACGCGTATCTCGGCCCTGAAGGCACCTTCACCGAAGTCGCCCTGCGCACTCTCCCGGAAACGGCGACCCGGGAACTGGTCCCGTACGTCTCCGTGCAGTCCGCGCTCGACGCGGTGCGCACCGGCGAGGCCGAGGCCGCGTTCGTGCCGATCGAGAACTCCGTCGAGGGCGGCATCACCACCACCCTGGACGAGCTGGTCGCGGGCCAGCCGCTGATGATCTACCGCGAGGTGCTGCTGTCCATCACCTTCGCCCTGCTGGCCCGCCCCGGCACCAAGCTGTCGGACATCAAGACGGTCACCGCCCACCCGGCCGCCCAGCCCCAGGTCCGCAACTGGATCAAGGCGCACCTCCCGGACGTCGCCTGGGAGTCGGCCGCCTCCAACGCGGACGGTGCCCGTCTGGTGCAGGAGGGGCGGTACGACGCCGCCTTCGCCGGTGAGTTCGCCGCGGAGCGCTACGGCCTGGAGGTGCTGGAGGCCGACATCCACGACGCGGAGAACGCCCAGACGCGCTTCGTGCTGGTGGGGCGGCCTGCCCGGCCCGCGGCACCGACCGGGGCGGACAAGACGTCCGTCGTGCTCTGGCAGCGCGACGACCACCCCGGCGGCCTGCGCGATCTGCTCGGCGAGTTCGCCACCCGGGGCATCAACCTGATGCTGCTCCAGTCCCGGCCCACCGGTGCCGGTATCGGCAACTACTGCTTCTGCATCGACGCCGAGGGACACATCTCCGACCGGCGGGTGGCGGACGCGTTGATGGGCCTGAAGCGCACCTGCCTCCAGGTGCGCTACCTGGGGTCGTACCCGCGTGCGGAGGTCACGCCCGCGGATGTGGACGCACTGCGACCGGGCACCTCCGACGAGGCGTTCGTGGCGGCGGCGGACTGGGTGGCACGCTGCCAGGACGGCCGGTTCTGA
- a CDS encoding copper resistance protein CopC, with protein MTQTIAPRLRTLVLLLLAAACALLAGAGPASAHAALTGSDPREGAVVDRAPAQVSLTFSESVSMDDDSLRVLDPKGKRVDDGKPSGTGGTTYSVKLHAGLPDGTYTVTYQVVSADSHPVAGAYTFSVGAPSETSVAVSGQSAGGGFVGGLYGVGRYVSYTGFAVLVGGAAFVLACWPRGSGVRVLQRVVVSGWLALTAATLLLLLLRGSYTGSGKFADVFDLNLLGEVLQTKSGAALVSRLLLLAAAALFIAVLFGAYDKREDEEKRDLTFGLAVGGSVVAAGLAATWAMSEHASVGLQAGLAMPVDVVHLIAVATWLGGLTALLVALYRGPADTPVPALAVRRFSRIAFGSVIALVVTGTYQSWRQLGSWTAFTDTRYGQLLLVKIGLVAVLVGVAYFSRRWTAQLAAAPAVIGASSAARRAEKRAGKASGKATGKATAKALTKTSGNASAKTSGNAKVAEKTSGTTKGSGTTKTSGTAKGSGGSQRAAQLARQRAAVDAARQKRQRDADPHRFGLRRSVLAEAGVAVVLLVVTTVLTQTEPGRTEEEAKAAAGSSAAASAPSTGAVTLDIPFDTGSQNGKGVVRVELDPARVGANDMHLYVERPDGTAFDIPEVKVALTQKAKDIGPLPVAPDHITTGHWSASGVQIPMAGDWEVAVTVRTSDIDQVTISKNTQIG; from the coding sequence TTGACGCAGACCATCGCCCCGCGCCTCCGGACCCTGGTGCTGCTGCTCCTGGCGGCGGCCTGCGCGCTGCTGGCCGGCGCCGGACCGGCCTCCGCGCACGCCGCGCTGACCGGCAGCGACCCCCGGGAGGGGGCGGTGGTCGACAGGGCTCCGGCCCAGGTGTCGCTCACCTTCTCCGAGTCGGTCTCCATGGACGACGACTCACTGCGCGTCCTCGACCCCAAGGGCAAGCGCGTCGACGACGGCAAGCCGTCCGGCACGGGCGGCACCACGTACTCCGTGAAACTGCACGCCGGGCTGCCCGACGGCACGTACACCGTGACCTACCAGGTCGTCTCCGCCGACAGCCACCCGGTCGCCGGCGCCTACACCTTCTCCGTCGGCGCCCCCTCCGAGACCTCGGTCGCCGTCTCCGGGCAGTCGGCCGGCGGCGGATTCGTCGGCGGGCTGTACGGCGTCGGACGGTACGTGTCGTACACCGGGTTCGCCGTGCTGGTGGGCGGCGCCGCCTTCGTCCTCGCCTGCTGGCCGCGCGGCTCCGGGGTGCGCGTCCTGCAGCGGGTCGTCGTCTCCGGGTGGCTCGCGCTGACCGCCGCCACCCTCCTGCTCCTTCTGCTGCGCGGCTCGTACACCGGTTCCGGGAAGTTCGCCGACGTCTTCGACCTCAACCTGCTCGGCGAGGTGCTGCAGACCAAGTCCGGCGCCGCGCTGGTCTCCCGGCTGCTGCTGCTCGCGGCGGCCGCGCTGTTCATCGCCGTGCTCTTCGGCGCGTACGACAAACGCGAGGACGAGGAGAAGCGGGACCTCACCTTCGGGCTCGCGGTCGGCGGGAGCGTCGTGGCGGCGGGCCTCGCCGCGACCTGGGCGATGTCCGAACACGCCTCCGTCGGCCTCCAGGCCGGGCTCGCCATGCCCGTCGACGTGGTCCACCTCATCGCCGTCGCCACCTGGCTCGGCGGACTCACCGCGCTGCTCGTCGCCCTGTACCGCGGCCCGGCGGACACACCGGTGCCCGCCCTCGCCGTACGCCGGTTCTCGCGCATCGCCTTCGGCAGCGTGATCGCGCTGGTGGTGACCGGCACCTACCAGTCCTGGCGCCAGCTCGGCTCCTGGACGGCCTTCACGGACACCCGGTACGGACAGCTGCTCCTGGTGAAGATCGGACTCGTCGCCGTGCTCGTCGGCGTCGCCTACTTCTCGCGGCGGTGGACGGCACAGCTGGCGGCGGCACCCGCCGTCATCGGGGCTTCGTCGGCTGCACGGCGCGCGGAGAAAAGGGCCGGGAAAGCGTCCGGAAAGGCGACCGGCAAGGCGACCGCGAAGGCGCTCACGAAGACGTCCGGGAACGCGTCCGCCAAGACGTCCGGGAACGCGAAGGTCGCGGAAAAGACGTCCGGCACCACGAAGGGCTCCGGCACCACGAAGACGTCCGGCACCGCGAAGGGCTCCGGCGGCTCCCAGCGCGCCGCTCAGCTCGCGCGGCAGCGCGCGGCCGTGGACGCGGCCCGGCAGAAGCGGCAGCGGGACGCCGATCCGCACCGCTTCGGACTGCGCCGCTCCGTACTCGCCGAGGCGGGTGTCGCCGTCGTCCTGCTCGTGGTCACCACCGTCCTCACGCAGACCGAGCCGGGCCGCACCGAGGAGGAGGCCAAGGCCGCCGCCGGGTCCTCCGCGGCCGCCTCCGCGCCCTCCACCGGCGCGGTGACGCTGGACATACCCTTCGACACCGGCAGCCAGAACGGCAAGGGAGTGGTACGGGTCGAACTCGACCCCGCCCGGGTCGGCGCCAACGACATGCACCTCTACGTCGAGCGCCCCGACGGCACCGCCTTCGACATTCCCGAGGTGAAGGTGGCCCTCACCCAGAAGGCCAAGGACATCGGGCCGCTGCCCGTCGCCCCCGACCACATCACCACCGGCCACTGGTCGGCGAGCGGAGTACAGATCCCGATGGCCGGAGACTGGGAAGTCGCCGTCACCGTGCGGACCTCCGACATCGACCAGGTCACCATCTCCAAGAACACGCAGATCGGCTGA
- a CDS encoding PP2C family protein-serine/threonine phosphatase has product MNAPHPAKVAGIDSTVPSPAHTVAPAAADTSPAAESHTADAAAVTDASGTPCAPGALLQDRLAGWVSDLTTLHELTERLVRTGTLADGLQEVLRAGAALVGARRGLVALEPADGLGPDTTVGLGLARADLGHIETVPRSALPHGRILDGPPLDEDGIAEPDLLAEKTLDPRHREVAARLGYAASYAIPLSAEGTARLGAAVWLYDEPAEPAERQRHLAGLYARYAAPHLAHLLEIERTRTSMATMAEELLPSRLPRVPGVQLAARHRTGPLGGGDWYDALPLPDAALGLSVGSVTGSGPSAVAAMGRLRASLRAYAVMEGEDPVAVLSDLELLLRLTEPARSATALFGYCEPALRRITLAGAGHSPPLLIGQRRTEFVETSLSAPLGMLACWEAPSVELEAEPGETVLLYTDGLLHRTGDPADRAFARLHAAAAGVPRAARQDADAVVEHVLRTVLPDGKAETDSEEDVVLLAVRFE; this is encoded by the coding sequence ATGAACGCCCCGCACCCTGCGAAAGTGGCCGGAATCGATTCAACGGTTCCGTCCCCCGCACACACTGTCGCGCCCGCCGCCGCGGACACCTCCCCGGCTGCCGAGTCCCACACGGCGGACGCCGCGGCCGTCACGGACGCCTCGGGCACCCCTTGTGCCCCCGGGGCCCTGCTCCAGGACCGGCTCGCCGGCTGGGTCTCGGACCTCACGACCCTGCACGAACTGACCGAACGCCTGGTCCGCACGGGCACCCTCGCCGACGGCCTCCAGGAAGTGCTGCGCGCCGGAGCCGCCCTGGTCGGCGCCCGTCGCGGGCTCGTCGCACTGGAACCGGCCGATGGACTCGGCCCCGACACCACCGTCGGTCTCGGACTCGCCCGCGCCGATCTCGGCCACATCGAGACCGTGCCCCGAAGTGCCCTGCCCCACGGGCGGATTCTGGACGGACCGCCCCTCGACGAGGACGGCATCGCCGAACCCGACCTGCTCGCCGAGAAGACCCTCGACCCCCGCCACCGCGAGGTCGCCGCCCGCCTCGGCTACGCCGCCAGCTACGCGATCCCGCTGTCCGCCGAGGGCACCGCGCGCCTCGGCGCCGCCGTCTGGCTCTACGACGAGCCCGCCGAACCGGCAGAACGGCAGCGTCACCTGGCCGGCCTGTACGCCCGCTACGCCGCCCCGCACCTGGCACACCTCCTGGAGATCGAGCGCACCCGCACGTCCATGGCGACCATGGCCGAGGAGCTGCTGCCCTCCCGGCTGCCCCGGGTGCCCGGCGTGCAGCTCGCCGCCCGGCACCGCACCGGCCCGCTCGGCGGGGGCGACTGGTACGACGCGCTGCCGCTGCCGGACGCGGCCCTCGGCCTCTCCGTCGGCTCCGTCACCGGGTCGGGACCGAGCGCGGTCGCGGCGATGGGGCGGCTGCGCGCCTCGCTGCGGGCGTACGCCGTGATGGAGGGCGAGGACCCGGTCGCCGTCCTGTCCGACCTGGAGCTGCTGCTGCGGCTCACCGAGCCGGCCCGCTCGGCCACCGCGCTGTTCGGCTACTGCGAGCCCGCGCTGCGCCGGATCACCCTGGCCGGCGCCGGGCACAGCCCGCCCCTCCTGATCGGTCAGCGGCGCACCGAGTTCGTCGAGACCTCCCTCTCCGCGCCGCTCGGCATGCTCGCCTGCTGGGAGGCGCCCAGCGTGGAGCTCGAGGCCGAACCCGGAGAGACGGTTCTGCTCTACACCGACGGACTGCTGCACCGCACCGGCGACCCGGCCGACCGCGCCTTCGCCCGGCTGCACGCCGCGGCGGCCGGCGTCCCCCGGGCCGCTCGGCAGGACGCGGACGCGGTCGTCGAGCACGTGCTGCGCACGGTGCTGCCCGACGGGAAGGCGGAGACGGACTCCGAGGAGGACGTCGTCCTGCTGGCGGTCAGATTCGAATAA
- a CDS encoding aminopeptidase P family protein: MADELTPEISENPENPETPDESEEPIKQRKNGLYPGVSDELAENMKSGWADTELHDLEPIAQAAETAARRAALSARFPGERLVIPAGNLKTRSNDTEYSFRASVEYAYLTGNQTEDGVLVLEPRGDGHTATIYLLPRSDRENGEFWLNGQGELWVGRRHSLTEAGTLYGIPASDVRELADSLREATGPVRVVRGYDAGIEAALTDKVTAERDEELRVFLSEARIVKDEFEIGELQKAVDSTVRGFEDVVKVLDRAEATSERYIEGTFFLRARVEGNDVGYGSICAAGPHACTLHWVRNDGPVRSGDLLLLDAGVETHTYYTADVTRTLPVNGTYSELQKKIYDAVYDAQEAGIAAVKPGAKYRDFHDASQRVLAERLVEWGLVEGPVERVLELGLQRRWTLHGTGHMLGMDVHDCAAARVESYVDGTLEPGMVLTVEPGLYFQADDLTVPEGYRGIGVRIEDDILVTADGNRNLSAGLPRRSDEVEEWMAALKG, translated from the coding sequence GTGGCGGATGAGCTCACCCCGGAGATCTCGGAGAACCCGGAGAACCCGGAGACCCCGGACGAGTCCGAAGAGCCGATCAAGCAGCGCAAGAACGGCCTGTACCCGGGCGTGTCCGACGAGCTGGCCGAGAACATGAAGTCCGGCTGGGCCGACACGGAGCTGCACGACCTGGAGCCGATCGCCCAGGCCGCCGAGACCGCCGCCCGCCGTGCCGCCCTGTCCGCCCGCTTCCCCGGCGAGCGCCTGGTGATCCCCGCGGGCAACCTGAAGACCCGCTCCAACGACACGGAGTACTCCTTCCGCGCCTCGGTCGAGTACGCGTACCTGACCGGCAACCAGACCGAGGACGGCGTCCTGGTCCTGGAGCCCCGCGGCGACGGCCACACCGCGACGATCTACCTGCTGCCGCGCTCGGACCGCGAGAACGGCGAGTTCTGGCTGAACGGACAGGGCGAGCTGTGGGTCGGCCGCCGCCACTCCCTCACCGAGGCCGGGACGCTGTACGGCATCCCCGCCTCCGACGTCCGCGAACTGGCCGACAGCCTGCGCGAGGCCACCGGCCCCGTGCGCGTCGTGCGCGGCTACGACGCCGGGATCGAGGCGGCCCTGACCGACAAGGTCACCGCCGAGCGCGACGAGGAACTGCGCGTCTTCCTCTCCGAGGCCCGCATCGTCAAGGACGAGTTCGAGATCGGCGAGCTGCAGAAAGCCGTCGACTCCACCGTGCGCGGCTTCGAGGACGTCGTGAAGGTCCTCGACAGGGCCGAGGCGACCAGCGAGCGCTACATCGAAGGAACCTTCTTCCTCCGCGCGCGCGTGGAAGGCAACGACGTCGGCTACGGCTCCATCTGCGCCGCGGGCCCGCACGCCTGCACCCTGCACTGGGTCCGCAACGACGGCCCGGTCCGCTCCGGCGACCTGCTGCTGCTCGACGCGGGCGTGGAGACGCACACCTACTACACCGCCGACGTCACCCGCACGCTGCCGGTCAACGGCACCTACAGCGAGCTGCAGAAGAAGATCTACGACGCCGTGTACGACGCCCAGGAGGCCGGCATCGCGGCAGTGAAGCCGGGCGCCAAGTACCGCGACTTCCACGACGCGTCCCAGCGCGTGCTGGCCGAGCGGCTCGTCGAGTGGGGCCTGGTCGAGGGCCCCGTCGAGCGCGTGCTGGAGCTGGGCCTGCAGCGCCGCTGGACGCTGCACGGCACCGGCCACATGCTCGGCATGGACGTCCACGACTGCGCCGCCGCGCGCGTCGAGTCGTACGTCGACGGCACGCTGGAGCCCGGCATGGTGCTCACCGTCGAGCCGGGCCTGTACTTCCAGGCCGACGACCTGACCGTGCCCGAGGGGTACCGGGGCATCGGTGTGCGCATCGAGGACGACATCCTCGTCACCGCCGACGGCAACCGGAACCTGTCCGCCGGGCTGCCGCGCCGGTCGGACGAGGTCGAGGAGTGGATGGCCGCGCTGAAGGGCTGA
- a CDS encoding YcnI family protein, whose protein sequence is MKASRIAAAGAVSGIAVLALSAPAFAHVSVQPEGAAAKGGYAVVDFKVPNERDNASTTKLEVSFPTDHPLASVMPQPVPGWKADVTRAKPAKPLEAHGKQITEVVTKVTWTADGKGVEPGYFQKFPVSIGALPEDADQLVFKAIQTYSNKEVVRWIEVPQEGQDEPDTPAPVLKLSAAEDDAHGASGASDAKADDTGAAAQNTAADASSSDSGSGDGSDTTARVLGIVGIVVGAAGVAYGVLAGRRRNSGAAA, encoded by the coding sequence ATGAAGGCTTCCCGTATCGCCGCCGCCGGCGCCGTGTCCGGCATCGCCGTCCTCGCCCTGTCCGCCCCCGCCTTCGCGCACGTCAGCGTGCAGCCGGAGGGCGCGGCCGCCAAGGGCGGCTACGCGGTCGTCGACTTCAAGGTCCCCAACGAGCGCGACAACGCCTCCACCACCAAGCTGGAGGTCAGCTTCCCCACCGACCACCCGCTGGCGTCCGTCATGCCGCAGCCGGTCCCCGGCTGGAAGGCCGACGTCACCAGGGCCAAGCCGGCCAAGCCGCTGGAGGCGCACGGCAAGCAGATCACCGAGGTCGTCACCAAGGTGACCTGGACCGCCGACGGCAAGGGTGTCGAGCCGGGTTACTTCCAGAAGTTCCCGGTCTCCATCGGCGCGCTGCCCGAGGACGCCGACCAGCTGGTGTTCAAGGCGATCCAGACGTACTCCAACAAGGAGGTCGTGCGCTGGATCGAGGTGCCGCAGGAGGGCCAGGACGAGCCCGACACCCCGGCACCCGTGCTCAAGCTCTCCGCCGCCGAGGACGACGCCCACGGCGCGTCGGGTGCCTCGGACGCCAAGGCCGACGACACCGGGGCGGCCGCACAGAACACCGCCGCCGACGCCTCCTCGTCGGACTCCGGCTCCGGCGACGGCAGTGACACCACCGCCCGGGTCCTCGGCATCGTCGGCATCGTCGTCGGTGCCGCGGGCGTCGCGTACGGCGTGCTGGCCGGCCGTCGGCGCAACTCCGGCGCGGCGGCGTAA
- the efeB gene encoding iron uptake transporter deferrochelatase/peroxidase subunit: MADQSIPQARDPEATRGTPGALDSENAGAATAPEGISRRRLIGTAGATGLVLGAAGAAAGYAAAPSSAATPLTSLGSERAMFHGKHQPGITTPMQACGHLVAFDLAAGAGRKEAAALLRRWSDTARRLMAGEPAGSRDTDVARDAGPSSLTVTFGFGHSFFGRTGLEKQRPVALDPLPDFSSDHLDKNRSNGDLWVQIGADDALVAFHALRAIQRDAGAAARVRWQMNGFNRSPGATAHPMTARNLMGQVDGTRNPKPGETDFDRRIFVPEEPESGNGVPAWMANGSYVVVRRIRMLLDDWEKLSLKDQEDVIGRRKSDGAPLSGGGGATETTEMDLEKTDASGELVVPINAHARITRPDQNGGAAMVRRPFSYHDGFDTDGVPDAGLLFICWQADPLRGFVPVQRKLDRGDALSKFIRHEASGLFAVPGGASEGEYVGQPLLEG, translated from the coding sequence ATGGCTGACCAGTCCATTCCGCAGGCCCGAGACCCCGAGGCGACTCGTGGGACGCCCGGAGCACTCGACTCCGAGAACGCCGGGGCCGCCACCGCCCCCGAGGGCATCTCCCGCCGGCGGCTGATCGGCACCGCCGGTGCCACCGGGCTCGTCCTCGGCGCGGCGGGCGCCGCCGCGGGCTACGCCGCCGCACCCTCCTCCGCCGCCACCCCCCTCACCTCGCTCGGCAGCGAGCGGGCGATGTTTCACGGGAAACATCAGCCCGGCATCACCACCCCCATGCAGGCGTGCGGGCACCTCGTCGCCTTCGACCTCGCGGCGGGCGCCGGCCGCAAGGAGGCCGCCGCGCTGCTGCGCCGCTGGTCCGACACCGCCCGGCGGCTGATGGCGGGCGAGCCCGCCGGAAGCCGTGACACGGACGTGGCCCGGGACGCCGGACCCTCCTCGCTGACCGTCACCTTCGGGTTCGGGCACAGCTTCTTCGGCCGGACCGGCCTGGAGAAGCAGCGCCCGGTCGCGCTCGACCCGCTCCCCGACTTCTCCTCCGACCATCTCGACAAGAACCGCAGCAACGGCGACCTGTGGGTGCAGATCGGCGCCGATGACGCGCTGGTGGCCTTCCACGCGCTGCGCGCGATCCAGCGGGATGCCGGGGCGGCCGCCCGCGTCCGCTGGCAGATGAACGGCTTCAACCGTTCCCCCGGCGCCACCGCCCACCCGATGACCGCCCGCAACCTCATGGGCCAGGTCGACGGCACCCGCAACCCGAAGCCCGGCGAGACCGACTTCGACCGGCGGATCTTCGTCCCCGAGGAGCCCGAGTCCGGGAACGGCGTGCCTGCCTGGATGGCGAACGGCTCCTACGTCGTCGTACGCCGCATCCGCATGCTCCTCGACGACTGGGAAAAGCTGTCGCTGAAGGACCAGGAGGACGTCATCGGGCGCCGCAAGTCCGACGGGGCACCGCTGTCCGGAGGGGGCGGGGCCACCGAGACGACGGAGATGGACCTGGAGAAGACCGACGCGTCCGGAGAGCTCGTCGTTCCGATCAACGCCCACGCCCGGATCACCCGCCCCGACCAGAACGGCGGCGCGGCGATGGTCCGCCGGCCCTTCTCGTACCACGACGGCTTCGACACCGACGGCGTCCCGGACGCCGGCCTGCTCTTCATCTGCTGGCAGGCCGATCCACTGCGGGGCTTCGTGCCCGTGCAGCGCAAGCTGGACCGGGGCGACGCGCTGTCGAAGTTCATCCGGCACGAGGCGAGCGGCCTGTTCGCGGTGCCGGGCGGGGCGTCGGAGGGAGAGTACGTGGGCCAGCCGCTGCTGGAGGGGTGA
- a CDS encoding ATP-binding protein, whose amino-acid sequence MSIWWSLHLRREAASVPLARRLLIGTMETAGVDPDISFDLSVALSEACANAVEHGGDDGSGGPGEAYRVTAYLDGERCRIEVADTGPGFPAPAPGGPHGVIRPAAPEAESGRGLCLIRELADHVHIGSAPGRAGAVVSFDKVLKWRENAPLVAV is encoded by the coding sequence ATGAGCATCTGGTGGTCACTCCATTTGCGGCGCGAGGCTGCGAGCGTGCCCCTGGCCCGCCGCCTGCTGATCGGCACCATGGAGACCGCGGGCGTCGACCCCGACATCTCCTTCGACCTCTCCGTCGCGCTGAGCGAGGCCTGCGCGAACGCCGTCGAGCACGGCGGGGACGACGGGTCCGGCGGCCCGGGCGAGGCGTACCGCGTCACGGCCTACCTGGACGGCGAGCGGTGCCGGATCGAGGTCGCCGACACGGGCCCCGGTTTTCCCGCCCCCGCTCCGGGCGGGCCGCACGGTGTGATCCGCCCGGCGGCCCCGGAGGCGGAGAGCGGTCGCGGCCTGTGTCTCATCCGGGAGCTGGCCGACCACGTCCACATCGGCAGTGCGCCGGGGCGGGCCGGTGCCGTCGTGAGCTTCGACAAGGTCCTCAAGTGGCGCGAGAACGCCCCGCTGGTGGCGGTGTGA
- a CDS encoding SCO family protein, with product MRKKTFATAALLAAASLTLSACGSGADSDKPVTVVSEDNSQQAATVLDKPFEKPDLVLTDTRGKKYDLREQTAGKPTLIYFGYTHCPDVCPLTMNNIAVAKKQLAQAEQDKLRVVFVSTDPERDTPAALGKWLKGIDPQIVGLTGEFDTIQAGARTLGISIDPPTKDKDGKIVSTHGTQVVAFSPKSDAGYVLYGEDATVDDYTKDLPKLIKGENP from the coding sequence ATGCGCAAGAAGACGTTCGCCACGGCCGCCCTGCTCGCCGCCGCCTCGCTGACGCTGTCCGCGTGCGGCAGCGGTGCCGACAGCGACAAGCCCGTGACCGTGGTCTCCGAGGACAACAGCCAGCAGGCCGCCACCGTCCTCGACAAGCCCTTCGAGAAGCCCGACCTGGTCCTCACCGACACCCGGGGCAAGAAGTACGACCTCCGCGAGCAGACCGCCGGCAAGCCCACCCTGATCTACTTCGGCTACACCCACTGCCCCGACGTCTGCCCGCTGACCATGAACAACATCGCCGTGGCCAAGAAGCAGCTCGCCCAGGCGGAGCAGGACAAACTCCGCGTCGTGTTCGTCAGCACCGACCCGGAGCGCGACACCCCGGCCGCGCTCGGCAAGTGGCTCAAGGGCATCGACCCGCAGATCGTCGGCCTCACCGGCGAATTCGACACCATCCAGGCCGGCGCCCGCACACTCGGCATCTCGATCGACCCGCCGACCAAGGACAAGGACGGCAAGATCGTCTCGACCCACGGCACCCAGGTCGTCGCCTTCTCCCCGAAGTCCGACGCGGGCTACGTCCTGTACGGCGAGGACGCCACGGTCGACGACTACACCAAGGACCTCCCCAAGCTCATCAAGGGGGAGAACCCGTGA
- a CDS encoding copper chaperone PCu(A)C, with protein sequence MGRRHALAAVAVIGALALAGCGGSDSDSDSAASGAELSVDAAYIPQPVSDSMAAGFLTITNEGGSADELTSVTSEAGEVTVHETVDGTMTEVDRLEVPAHGQLVFKSGGNHLMFEKLKQQPKQGQSVTVELHFAHSDPVTVKLPVKAATYQPTTGHSGHSEDSGH encoded by the coding sequence GTGGGGCGACGCCACGCCCTCGCCGCCGTCGCGGTGATCGGCGCCCTGGCACTCGCGGGGTGCGGCGGCTCGGACTCCGACTCCGATTCCGCGGCCTCCGGTGCCGAACTCTCGGTCGACGCCGCCTACATACCGCAGCCGGTCTCCGACTCGATGGCGGCCGGATTCCTCACGATCACCAACGAGGGCGGGTCGGCCGACGAACTGACCTCCGTCACCAGCGAGGCCGGCGAGGTCACCGTGCACGAGACCGTCGACGGGACCATGACGGAGGTCGACCGCCTCGAGGTCCCCGCGCACGGTCAACTCGTGTTCAAGAGCGGCGGAAACCACCTGATGTTCGAGAAGCTGAAGCAACAGCCGAAGCAGGGACAGTCCGTCACCGTCGAACTGCACTTCGCCCACTCCGACCCCGTCACGGTCAAGCTGCCCGTGAAGGCGGCCACCTACCAGCCCACCACCGGACACTCCGGGCACTCCGAAGACTCCGGACACTGA